One Ananas comosus cultivar F153 linkage group 1, ASM154086v1, whole genome shotgun sequence DNA window includes the following coding sequences:
- the LOC109720752 gene encoding probable glucan 1,3-alpha-glucosidase, with amino-acid sequence MLPRSLVLLQLLLLLSSASAWKKDEFRNCDQTPFCKRARSRPPHSLPSFSVADVSLSDGSLSALLLPPSSHPLHQVVDSASHSDSPDSPRPLLLRLSALHGGILRLEIDELETASGSRRRFRVPDVLLPDVDDRLRLRLPRLGSPAPGLSTFPISPGFEAALRHDPFELVVRRSPSGDPVLSFNSLGLFDFETLRPKRHGDGDGDGDGDGDGEWAERFRSHTDSRPRGPQSVSFDVSFHGADFVYGVPEHALSSSLALRPTRGPGVDSSEPYRLFNLDVFEYLADSPFGLYGSVPFMLAHGAGASSSGFFWLNAAEMQIDVLAPSSAGRVDTLWMCEAGVVDAFFFVGPGPKDVLAQYASVTGAPAMPQQFALAYHQCRWNYRDEEDVAAVDAGFDEHDIPYDVLWLDIEHTDGRRYFTWDRALFPHPEQMQQRLAAKGRHMVTIVDPHIKRDDSYYIHKEATENGYYVKDASGNDFEGWCWPGSSSYPDILNPEIREWWADKFSLQSYKGSTPSLYIWNDMNEPSVFNGPEVTMPRDAIHYGNVEHREVHNAYGYYFHMATSDGLLKRGDGKDRPFVLSRAFFAGSQRYGAVWTGDNTADWDHLRASVPMLLNLGLTGLTFSGADVGGFFGNPEPELLVRWYQLGAFYPFFRGHAHLDTKRREPWLFGEKNTALIREAVHLRYSLLPYFYTLFREASVSGVPVMRPLWLEFPDDKETFNNGEAFMVGPSLLVQGIYQEREKSVSVYLPGEQSWYSLRDGVAYGGSASHKLDVREDSIPSFQRAGTIIPRKDRFRRSSTQMVNDPYTLVIALNSSLAAEGELYVDDGKSYDFEQGAFIHRRFVFADKKLTSVNLAPANSGAKKFSSDCVVERIIVLGLPAGAKKAVIEPGNREAEIEIGPLNLRAGSSPVAPTIRKPNVRIADDWTLRIL; translated from the exons atGCTCCCCCGATCTCTCGTTctcctgcagctgctgctgctcttgTCTTCGGCATCCGCGTGGAAGAAGGACGAGTTCCGGAACTGCGACCAGACCCCCTTCTGCAAGCGCGCCCGCTCCCGCCCGCCCCACTCCCTCCCCTCCTTCTCCGTCGCCGACGTCTCCCTCTCCGACGGCTCCCTCtccgccctcctcctccccccctccTCCCACCCCCTCCACCAAGTCGTCGATTCTGcttcccattccgattccccCGATTCCCcccgccccctcctcctccgcctgtCTGCCCTCCACGGCGGCATCCTCCGCCTCGAGATCGACGAACTCGAGACCGCGTCCggcagccgccgccgcttccgcgTCCCGGACGTCCTCCTCCCCGACGTCGAcgaccgcctccgcctccgcctcccccgCCTCGGCTCCCCCGCCCCGGGCCTCTCCACCTTCCCCATCTCCCCCGGCTTCGAGGCCGCGCTCCGCCACGACCCCTTCGAGCTCGTCGTCCGCCGCTCCCCCTCCGGCGACCCCGTCCTCTCCTTCAACTCCCTCGGCCTCTTCGACTTCGAGACCCTCCGCCCCAAGCGccacggcgacggcgacggcgacggcgacggcgacggcgacggcgagtGGGCGGAGCGCTTCCGCAGCCACACCGACTCCCGCCCCCGCGGCCCCCAGTCCGTCTCCTTCGACGTCTCCTTCCACGGCGCCGACTTCGTCTACGGCGTCCCCGAGCACGCCCTCTCCTCGTCCCTCGCCCTCCGCCCCACCCGCGGCCCCGGCGTCGACTCCTCCGAGCCCTACCGCCTGTTCAACCTCGACGTCTTCGAGTACCTCGCCGACTCCCCCTTCGGCCTCTACGGCTCCGTCCCCTTCATGCTCGCCCACGGCGccggcgcctcctcctccggATTCTTCTGGCTCAACGCCGCCGAGATGCAGATCGACGTGCTCGCCCCCTCGTCCGCGGGGCGCGTCGACACTCTCTGGATGTGCGAGGCCGGGGTCGTCGACGCGTTCTTCTTCGTCGGCCCCGGCCCCAAGGACGTGCTGGCGCAGTACGCCAGCGTCACCGGCGCCCCCGCCATGCCGCAGCAGTTCGCGCTCGCCTACCACCAGTGCCGCTGGAACTACCGCGACGAGGAGGACGTGGCCGCCGTCGACGCCGGCTTCGACGAGCACGACATCCCCTACGACGTGCTCTGGCTCGACATCGAGCACACCGACGGCAGGCGCTACTTCACCTGGGACCGCGCGCTGTTCCCCCACCCGGAGCAGATGCAGCAGAGGCTGGCCGCCAAGGGGCGCCACATGGTGACGATCGTCGACCCGCATATCAAGCGGGACGACTCCTACTACATTCACAAGGAGGCCACGGAGAACGGGTACTATGTGAAGGACGCGTCGGGGAACGATTTCGAGGGGTGGTGCTGGCCGGGGTCTTCCTCGTACCCCGATATTTTGAACCCGGAGATTCGCGAGTGGTGGGCGGATAAGTTCTCCTTGCAGAGCTACAAGGGCTCCACCCCCTCGCTCTACATATGGAACGACATGAACGAGCCTTCGGTCTTCAACGGCCCCGAG GTAACCATGCCCAGAGACGCCATCCACTATGGAAATGTAGAGCACCGTGAAGTGCACAATGCGTATGGATATTACTTCCATATGGCTACATCCGACGGACTTCTAAAGCGGGGAGATGGAAAGGACAGGCCATTTGTTCTGTCGAGGGCTTTCTTTGCCGGTAGTCAGCGGTATGGAGCAGTCTGGACCGGAGATAATACTGCCGACTGGGACCATCTCAGAGCTTCCGTTCCGATGCTTTTAAATCTCGGTCTTACTGGATTGACATTCTCCG GTGCGGATGTTGGCGGATTCTTTGGTAACCCGGAACCCGAGCTGCTGGTCCGGTGGTATCAGCTCGGTGCCTTTTACCCCTTCTTTAGAGGCCATGCCCATCTCGACACCAAGAGACGGGAGCCTTGGTTATTCGG AGAGAAAAACACTGCTTTGATTAGAGAGGCGGTACACTTGCGGTATTCATTATTACCGTACTTCTATACACTATTCCGAGAGGCTAGTGTGAGTGGAGTCCCAGTAATGCGTCCTTTATGGCTGGAATTTCCTGATGATAAAGAAACATTCAACAATGGTGAGGCTTTCATGGTTGGGCCAAGTTTGCTGGTACAGGGGATTTATCAGGAG AGGGAGAAATCTGTGTCGGTTTATTTGCCTGGCGAGCAGTCCTGGTACAGCCTGAGAGATGGTGTTGCGTATGGTGGAAGTGCTTCTCACAAACTGGATGTTCGAGAAGATAGCATACCGAGTTTCCAAAGAGCGGGTACAATCATACCAAGGAAAGATAGATTCAGGCGAAGTTCCACCCAGATGGTGAACGATCCTTACACTCTG GTTATAGCTTTGAATAGTTCGCTTGCCGCTGAAGGAGAGCTTTACGTCGATGATGGCAAAAGCTACGACTTTGAGCAGGGGGCGTTCATCCATCGCCGGTTTGTCTTCGCCGACAAGAAGCTAACATCCGTCAACCTTGCGCCGGCCAATTCAGGGGCGAAGAAGTTCTCATCAGATTGCGTCGTCGAGAGGATCATAGTTTTGGGATTACCAGCTGGAGCTAAGAAGGCTGTGATTGAACCCGGAAACCGCGAAGCCGAGATAGAAATCGGTCCCCTCAACCTAAGGGCAGGCTCGAGCCCCGTCGCACCCACCATCCGAAAGCCTAATGTTCGAATCGCGGACGATTGGACTCTGAggattttgtaa
- the LOC109720760 gene encoding pescadillo homolog, with amino-acid sequence MPKHYRPPGKKKEGNAAKYITRTKAVRYLQISLQAFRKLCILKGIFPREPKKKVEGNNKTYYLMKDIQFLAHEPLRQKFWDMRAHDRKIRKAEARRNRDLADRLVNRRPSYKLDRLILERYPTFIDALRDLDDCLTMVHLFAALPAAEREHIQVGRIHNCMRLSKEWQAYIARTHSLRKTFVSVKGIYYQAEVEGQKITWLTPHPLQQVLPDDVDFRVMLTFLEFYEALLGFVNFKLYHSINVKYPPILDPRLEALAAELYGLFRYISASSGRMSADSHAIVSSGDKKQVEDDKMDTGNDESEFAELQHQVPANEPGALMHLVEDATAADEEDEDTKECKNLFKNLKFFLGREAPKDSLLFIIPAFGGVVSWEGEGSPYEEADEDITHQIVDRATQGHIFLSREYVQPQWVYDCVNARIILPTEGYLVGRVPPPHLSPFVDNETEGYVPEYAETIKRLQAAARNQVLPMPGVDNQDLDNPQNLLAEGIIDRAQANEAAEKQRKLAILEKQYHDELKMEVEGTSYSSLSSKNLEKPSEDVEEDTTADTDNIEEHALNLAKVSMSRKKRGILEAIQIHKERKKAKVDILKERKRKANSRKSG; translated from the exons ATGCCGAAGCATTACAGGCCCCCg GGCAAGAAGAAGGAGGGGAACGCTGCCAAGTACATCACGAGGACGAAGGCGGTGCGATATCTCCAGATCAGCCTCCAGGCTTTCAG GAAGCTATGCATCCTCAAGGGGATCTTCCCACGGGAGCCGAAGAAGAAGGTCGAAGGGAATAACAAGACATATTACCTCATGAAGGATATCCAGTTTCTTGCTCATGAGCCTCTGCGTCAGAAGTTTTG GGATATGAGGGCTCACGATAGAAAGATAAGGAAGGCTGAAGCAAGGAGGAACAGGGATCTTGCAGACAGGCTGGTAAATCGCCGGCCAAGTTACAAGCTTGATAGGCTTATCCTAGAaag GTACCCAACTTTTATTGATGCACTGCGGGACTTGGATGATTGCCTCACGATGGTTCATCTATTTGCAGCATTGCCTGCTGCTGAACGTGAACACATTCAAGTGGGGCGTATCCACAACTGTATGAG GTTAAGCAAGGAATGGCAAGCCTATATTGCTAGAACCCATAGCCTTCGAAAGACGTTTGTATCTGTGAAAGGCATATATTATCAG GCTGAGGTTGAGGGTCAAAAGATCACATGGTTGACGCCACATCCACTGCAACAAGTACTTCCGGATGATGTTGACTTCAGAGTCATGCTCACGTTTCTTGAGTTCTATGAG GCTCTTCTAGGTTTCGTGAACTTCAAGCTTTATCATTCTATAAATGTGAAATATCCTCCTATTCTGGATCCTCGGCTTGAAGCTTTAGCAGCTG AGCTTTATGGTTTATTTCGATACATATCTGCTAGCTCTGGAAGAATGTCTGCGGATTCTCATGCCATCGTATCTAGTGGAGACAAGAAACAAGTTGAGGATGACAAAATGGACACAGGGAATGATGAATCTGAGTTTGCTGAGCTCCAGCATCAGGTTCCGGCTAACGAACCGGGTGCCTTAATGCATCTCGTGGAGGATGCTACTGCAGCAGATGAAGAGGATGAGGATACAAAGGAGTGCAAAaatcttttcaaaaatttgaagttcTTCTTAGGTCGTGAG GCTCCCAAAGACTCGCTCTTATTTATAATTCCTGCTTTTGGAGGAGTGGTTTCTTGGGAGGGGGAGGGATCTCCGTATGAAGAGGCAGATGAAGACATCACTCATCAG ATTGTCGACAGGGCAACACAAGgccatatttttctttctagagaatATGTTCAACCACAATGGGTGTATGATTGCGTAAATGCCCGGATCATTTTACCGACAGAGGGATATTTGGTTGGAAG GGTTCCTCCACCACATttatctccttttgttgataaTGAGACTGAGGGCTATGTTCCTGAATACGCAGAGACAATAAAGAGACTCCAAGCTGCTGCTAGAAATCAAGTTTTACCAATGCCAGGTGTTGATAACCAAGATTTAGACAACCCTCAGAATCTTTTGGCTGAAGGAATTATTGATCGAGCCCAAGCTAATGAAGCTGCTGAGAAGCAGCGAAAG TTGGCGATTCTTGAGAAGCAGTACCATGATGAGTTGAAGATGGAAGTTGAAGGaacttcttattcttctttgtCAAGCAAGAACTTGGAGAAGCCATCTGAAGATGTGGAGGAAGATACTACTGCGGATACGGATAACATTGAAGAGCATGCTCTTAACCTTGCGAAGGTTTCTATGTCACGTAAAAAGAGGGGCATTTTGGAGGCTATTCAG ATCCacaaggaaagaaagaaagcgaaGGTTGATATTctcaaagaaaggaaaagaaaagcaaattctCGCAAAAGCGGGTAA
- the LOC109716852 gene encoding classical arabinogalactan protein 9-like — protein sequence MSAAATNITPPTSPNAAPSWRRPLLCPPSTSPNAAEAVIGASSTIVPAVNIAGPPLCPPSPRRRTSPPSMPPRPLPRPLWPLLPPLRANIFALDGPTALSAASVVAAAAAALEVPPLRSP from the coding sequence ATGTCTGCCGCTGCCACCAACATCACTCCGCCGACGTCGCCCAACGCTGCCCCAAGCTGGCGCCGTCCGCTTCTGTGCCCGCCGTCGACATCGCCCAACGCCGCTGAAGCCGTCATTGGCGCTTCGTCCACCATCGTGCCAGCCGTTAACATCGCCGGTCCGCCGTTGTGTCCACCCTCCCCTCGGCGGCGAACATCTCCGCCATCGATGCCCCCGCGGCCCTTACCGCGGCCTCTGTGGCCGCTGCTGCCACCGCTGCGCGCGAACATTTTTGCCCTCGACGGCCCCACGGCCTTGTCCGCGGCCTCTGTGGtcgctgctgctgccgctgcgcTCGAAGTGCCGCCGCTGCGCTCTCCCTAG